The Streptomyces sp. NBC_00335 DNA window CACCGACCGCCCCACCGATCCCTCCTCCGGGGACGACGCCTGGGCCGAGGCCTGCGCCGAGGACCTCGCCGCCGAGCGGGAGCGCCGCAGGTCCGAGCAGGGCGCCTCCGCGGGCGCCGGCACCGGAACCGCCGCCGAGGAGCTGTTCAAGCTCTTCGAAGCCGTCGCCGACAAGGTGTCCGACAAGGTCTCCGCGCTGAACAACCCGCTGTTCGGGGTCGCCGCGCAGGGCGCCGTACGACAGTTCGTCAACCAGGCGAAGAGCGCCGCCAGACCCGTCGTCGAACGCAACCCCGAGGTCTTCGACCACCTCGCGGCGGCCGGC harbors:
- a CDS encoding DUF5304 domain-containing protein gives rise to the protein MSEATDRPTDPSSGDDAWAEACAEDLAAERERRRSEQGASAGAGTGTAAEELFKLFEAVADKVSDKVSALNNPLFGVAAQGAVRQFVNQAKSAARPVVERNPEVFDHLAAAGSELLAAYRSAVEGHERRWTRDEPAPGRGGGPVENAAGKAEDPRDEGDGGPTERIDLD